One Kiloniellales bacterium genomic window carries:
- a CDS encoding sulfotransferase, translating into MTPPPPTAAEAGKQADDEKRFAEARGLLRAGRFEEAARICKRLLKRHPGQPAILELGGLIALQRGQHREAVALLRAAIAAGQPEAGFYNNLSLALAGAGLREEAVEAARQACAANPKLAEFQVNLGNRLRAAGRASAAIDAYRRAVGLRPDLATAHVSLGNAYAAVGSGAESRRAYRAALALQPDHAKAFYHLALSSKSGKAAVDRAVEQRFRDRAAGHRLTGPEAVLIHNALGFLADLEGAHDRAFAHFSRSNETAKAESLARGKAYDPKRHRDSVDRIIRAFSAERFGREHQGASTSSRPIFVLGMPRSGTTLVERILGAHHAVSAGGELTALDDLAAGLRGYPEGFWKLPGKTLEAAAAGYLAELDRVGGAQSAFVTDKMPQNFRHIGLIAALFPAARIVHCRRDAMDTCLSCYFQNFAQGNAFAQDLADIGAYYQDYRRLMDHWRTIPALDIVEVDYEALAADPAGATRRLLAELGLAWDDACLSHHSAPGTVATASQWQVRQKVHGRSVGRWRAYRAHLEPLRVALGPFAE; encoded by the coding sequence ATGACGCCGCCACCCCCGACCGCCGCCGAAGCGGGCAAGCAGGCCGACGACGAAAAGCGCTTCGCGGAAGCGCGCGGACTGCTGCGGGCCGGACGGTTCGAAGAGGCGGCGCGGATCTGCAAGCGTCTCCTGAAGCGGCATCCGGGTCAGCCGGCGATCCTCGAGCTTGGCGGCCTGATCGCCCTGCAGCGCGGGCAGCACCGAGAGGCCGTCGCCTTGCTTCGCGCGGCGATCGCCGCCGGGCAACCCGAAGCCGGCTTTTACAACAATCTCTCGCTCGCCCTCGCGGGCGCCGGGCTGCGCGAGGAGGCCGTCGAGGCGGCGCGTCAGGCCTGCGCGGCCAATCCCAAGCTGGCCGAGTTTCAGGTCAACCTGGGCAATCGCCTGCGCGCCGCCGGGCGCGCGAGCGCGGCGATCGACGCCTATCGGCGGGCGGTCGGTCTGCGGCCGGATCTCGCCACCGCCCACGTCAGTCTGGGCAATGCCTACGCCGCGGTGGGATCCGGCGCGGAGTCCCGGCGCGCCTATCGCGCCGCTCTGGCCCTGCAACCGGATCACGCCAAGGCCTTCTACCACCTGGCGCTCTCGTCCAAGTCCGGCAAGGCGGCGGTGGACCGGGCGGTCGAGCAACGCTTCCGGGACCGCGCGGCGGGTCATCGTTTGACGGGGCCCGAGGCGGTGCTGATCCATAACGCCCTCGGCTTCCTGGCCGATCTCGAGGGCGCGCACGACCGCGCCTTCGCGCATTTCAGCCGGTCGAACGAGACGGCCAAGGCGGAAAGCCTCGCGCGCGGCAAGGCCTACGACCCCAAGCGGCACCGGGATTCCGTCGATCGGATCATCCGGGCCTTTTCGGCGGAGCGCTTCGGCCGCGAGCACCAGGGCGCCAGCACGAGCAGCCGGCCGATCTTCGTCCTGGGCATGCCCCGGTCGGGCACGACTCTGGTCGAGCGGATCCTTGGCGCGCACCACGCGGTTTCGGCGGGCGGCGAGTTGACGGCGCTGGACGACCTCGCCGCCGGGCTGCGCGGCTATCCCGAGGGCTTCTGGAAGCTCCCCGGCAAGACCCTGGAGGCGGCCGCGGCGGGCTACCTCGCGGAGCTGGACCGGGTCGGCGGCGCCCAGAGCGCCTTCGTCACCGACAAGATGCCGCAGAACTTCCGGCATATTGGACTGATCGCCGCGCTGTTTCCCGCAGCGCGCATCGTCCATTGCCGCCGCGACGCCATGGATACCTGCCTCTCCTGCTATTTCCAGAACTTCGCGCAGGGCAACGCCTTCGCCCAGGACCTCGCCGACATCGGCGCCTACTACCAGGACTACCGCCGCCTGATGGATCACTGGCGGACGATCCCTGCCCTGGACATCGTCGAGGTCGACTACGAAGCGCTGGCCGCCGATCCGGCGGGCGCAACCCGACGCCTGCTGGCGGAGCTGGGGCTCGCGTGGGACGACGCCTGCCTCTCCCACCACAGCGCGCCGGGAACGGTGGCGACCGCGAGTCAGTGGCAGGTGCGCCAGAAGGTTCACGGCCGGTCGGTCGGCCGCTGGCGCGCCTACCGCGCGCATCTGGAGCCCCTGCGCGTCGCCCTGGGACCCTTCGCCGAGTGA
- a CDS encoding 2OG-Fe(II) oxygenase family protein has product MKTFRFTSSQALPFFPTLVWVRELAPSDYEPMNRQLLAIVEEIITPRPPLEPGQTWQTRNDLHKRADMADFLACVHAATAETLEFLQVDYDSFEVTGCWGNVNPSGSPHATHSHPNNFLSGVYYVRVAPGGDSITFHEPRPQLNIITPKVREQNNFNTSQVNLPVKEGQLVMFPSWFRHSVLPNKAEVERVSVSFNIMFSSFTETVSPPKWQGIG; this is encoded by the coding sequence ATGAAAACTTTTCGGTTCACGTCTTCGCAGGCCTTGCCGTTCTTTCCGACCTTGGTCTGGGTTCGCGAACTCGCGCCCAGCGACTACGAGCCAATGAACCGGCAGCTCCTGGCCATCGTCGAGGAGATCATCACGCCGCGGCCACCGCTCGAGCCGGGGCAGACCTGGCAGACCCGGAACGACCTCCACAAGCGCGCCGACATGGCCGACTTCCTCGCCTGCGTTCACGCCGCCACCGCCGAGACTCTCGAGTTTCTGCAGGTTGACTATGACAGCTTCGAGGTGACCGGGTGCTGGGGCAACGTCAATCCATCGGGTTCGCCGCACGCCACCCACAGCCACCCGAACAACTTCCTGAGCGGCGTCTACTACGTGCGCGTCGCGCCGGGCGGCGACAGCATCACGTTCCACGAGCCGCGTCCGCAGCTCAACATCATCACCCCCAAGGTCCGGGAGCAGAACAATTTCAACACGAGCCAGGTCAACCTTCCGGTCAAGGAGGGCCAGCTGGTCATGTTCCCGTCCTGGTTCCGCCACTCCGTGCTGCCCAACAAAGCCGAAGTGGAACGGGTGAGCGTCAGCTTCAACATCATGTTCTCGTCGTTCACCGAGACCGTCAGCCCGCCGAAATGGCAGGGTATCGGCTGA
- a CDS encoding endonuclease/exonuclease/phosphatase family protein, whose amino-acid sequence MRIATFNVQNLRLRRRGGEARLDGARDADIPEDLGAEAAALDPLDRRLTAAVLRQADADLVGLQEVFDRATLDHFHDRVLVAAGSAPYPHRCCLPGNDGRGLNVAAMSRRPFLRITSHAAETTASLGLDSRVLGPEDAIFRRDCLELAVGELTAFVCHFKAPYPDPAAAWAVRRLEAEAVRRLVERRFSQPERALWLILGDLNEPAEE is encoded by the coding sequence GTGCGCATTGCGACCTTCAACGTCCAGAATCTCAGGCTGCGCCGCCGCGGCGGCGAGGCCCGGCTCGACGGCGCACGCGACGCCGACATTCCCGAGGACCTGGGGGCCGAGGCGGCAGCGCTCGATCCACTCGACCGGCGGCTCACCGCCGCGGTGCTGCGACAGGCCGACGCGGACCTGGTCGGCCTCCAGGAAGTCTTCGACCGGGCGACGCTCGACCACTTCCACGACCGGGTGCTGGTCGCCGCCGGCTCGGCGCCCTATCCCCACCGCTGCTGCCTGCCAGGCAACGACGGCCGCGGCCTCAACGTCGCGGCCATGAGCCGCCGGCCGTTCCTTCGGATCACCAGCCACGCGGCCGAGACCACCGCCTCGCTCGGTCTCGATTCCCGGGTCCTGGGACCCGAGGATGCGATCTTCCGGCGCGACTGCCTCGAGTTGGCCGTCGGCGAGCTGACCGCTTTCGTCTGTCATTTCAAGGCGCCCTATCCGGATCCGGCGGCGGCCTGGGCGGTCCGCCGCCTGGAGGCGGAGGCGGTGCGGCGGCTGGTCGAGCGCCGCTTTTCGCAGCCGGAGCGCGCGCTCTGGCTCATCCTCGGCGACCTCAACGAACCGGCCGAGGAAGA